AGCACCGCCGCGCGCTCGTGCGCGCGCGCCGACGACATTATGACGCCGCACACGCGCTCGCCCGGTGCCGCGCCGTCCCGCCGCGCCTTCACAGGCGCCGCACGGTCGTCGCCCCCCGGGGCCGATCGTCCAGCCCTCCCGACACAGTGCCCTACTACCCGGCGACCCGCCCGTTCAGCCCCGCCCGCACATGTCCGATGATTGAACACGTGCCGACTCCCGAACCGCTCACGCTCTACACCGCCGACCGCGTCCGCATCGACGCCGGCCACTTCCGGGGGCCGGACGCTCTCTGCTTCGTCCTCGCGCACGGATTCACCTGCTCGTGGCGGCAGCCCGCGCTGCGGCGCATCGCGGGGGTCCTGAACCGGTTCGGCGGCGTGATCGGCCTCGACTTCCGCGGCCACGGCGGGTCCGGCGGCCGCTCCACCGTCGGCGACCGCGAGGTCCTCGACATCGACGCCGCCGTCGGCGCCGCCCGCCGCCGCGGCTACGAGCGCATCGCCGTCACCGGCTTTTCCATGGGCGGCGCCGTCGCCGTCCGGCACGCCGCCCTGCACGGCGGCGTCGACGCCGTCGTCTCGGTCAGCGCGCCCGCCCGGTGGTACTACCGCGGCACCGTACCGATGCGCCGCGTCCACTGGGCCATCGAGCGCCGCAGCGGCCGCCTCGCCGTCCGGCTCGCCCGCGGCACCCGCATCGCCCCCAACGGCTGGGACCCCGTTCCCGAGGCCCCGCACGAGGTGGCGGGACGCATCGCGCCCGTC
The nucleotide sequence above comes from Actinomadura algeriensis. Encoded proteins:
- a CDS encoding alpha/beta hydrolase family protein, with protein sequence MPTPEPLTLYTADRVRIDAGHFRGPDALCFVLAHGFTCSWRQPALRRIAGVLNRFGGVIGLDFRGHGGSGGRSTVGDREVLDIDAAVGAARRRGYERIAVTGFSMGGAVAVRHAALHGGVDAVVSVSAPARWYYRGTVPMRRVHWAIERRSGRLAVRLARGTRIAPNGWDPVPEAPHEVAGRIAPVPFLVVHGDADAFFPLEHAHQLYGAARDPRELWVEPSFGHAEVAATPDLITRIARWAADAVAVRPETAH